A DNA window from Ahaetulla prasina isolate Xishuangbanna chromosome 7, ASM2864084v1, whole genome shotgun sequence contains the following coding sequences:
- the ATXN7L1 gene encoding ataxin-7-like protein 1 isoform X1 encodes MCKSSSSPASPGPCNSRACLIQMKPKSCISGHNSVNNNAKPFKTPKDNLITSSSKLHMVFSSKVSRDKPCVPVPVVSLEKIPNLVKADGANVKMNSTAAPSVAASSASSSSTIPAPIKSALTSKSVPPSPEKILNGKGVLLPPVDKKHQNGTKNSNKSYKRVSEREFDPNKHCGVVDPETKKPCTRSLTCKTHSLNYRRAVLGRKKQFDILLAEHKARSRDKEVTKDKEHPQSVRETHQSQPTSAPDAATGTSVNSGQEPKGASPAKSRQLNSVFPRSSSSNGINNSTSSNHSGNVPELPLPALGGDLLCRLSSDEGEGEGTEEAEKLDCSFSGHHPRPLGFCSFGSHLMGRGYYVFDRRWDHFRLALNSMVEKHLNSQMWKKIPPAVDSPMPSPAAHISSPFPSSVLQPFSNPTSAYIPSAPVSSRIPPSYVMTSAMLSNAALATASDTNSITSHATAFPHVAASLSIVDSTFKMPSALSPLPAVIPSPSHKPSKTKTSKSSKVRDLLCRGDEPSSNKKRKLPSSSSSSSSLSLQTSSSSSFSGAHRKNCVLNPSSTLNSYQATASYNSLSVHNANNGTSPFSAKSEPSGRTSLSGSAAADSVKHMSIIVNSIDPSSFSVPSLVHPLADHSLAPHNAVSSLPLCFDKSEGKKRKNSSASSKACKITKMPGMNSVHKKSTANLISPVPDTPNNAISRPIGKNSGVALSQSSPSSTSNLMHNKQKTLNRPGRIRTLP; translated from the exons ATGTGCAAATCTTCCTCATCTCCAGCATCTCCAGGACCCTGTAATTCCAGGGCATGCCTAATACAGATGAAGCCGAAATCCTGCATCAGTGGCCATAACTCCGTAAACAACAACGCAAAGCCATTCAAAACGCCCAAAGACAATCTCATTACCTCCAGTAGCAAACTGCATATGGTCTTTTCTTCAAAAGTCTCAAGAGATAAACCTTG TGTTCCTGTTCCCGTAGTCAGCCTAGAGAAAATTCCTAACCTAGTGAAGGCAGATGGTGCCAACGTTAAAATGAACTCGACGGCCGCTCCCTccgtcgccgcctcctccgcctcttCGTCATCCACCATCCCTGCTCCAATTAAGTCCGCGTTGACATCCAAATCGGTGCCGCCGTCGCCCGAAAAGATTCTGAACGGCAAAGGCGTTCTACTGCCACCTGTAGACAAGAAGCACCAAAACGGCACTAAAAACAGTAACAAGTCTTACAAGAGGGTTTCAG AAAGAGAGTTTGACCCAAATAAACATTGCGGAGTAGTGGACCCCGAAACCAAGAAACCCTGCACGAGGTCCCTCACCTGCAAG acTCATTCTCTTAACTATCGGCGAGCAGTTTTAGGTCGCAAAAAGCAGTTTGACATCCTTCTAGCGGAACACAAAGCTCGATCTCGGGACAAAGAAGTGACGAAAGACAAGGAACACCCACAATCCGTAAGGGAAACGCATCAAAGCCAACCCACATCAGCGCCAGATGCTGCAACAGGAACATCCGTGAACTCTGGGCAAGAACCTAAAGGAGCATCACCTGCCAAATCTAGACAGCTCAACTCAGTATTTCCTAG GTCCTCCTCTTCAAACGGCATAAACAACAGCACCTCTTCAAATCACAGCGGGAACGTACCAGAATTGCCTCTCCCAGCCCTGGGAGGAGACTTACTCTGCAGATTATCCAgcgatgaaggagaaggagaaggaaccgAAGAAGCAGAAAAATTAGACTGCTCATTTTCGGGGCACCATCCTCGGCCGCTTGGG tTCTGTTCATTTGGAAGTCACCTGATGGGAAGAGGATACTACGTATTTGACAGGAGATGGGATCATTTTCGGCTAGCACTAAATTCTATGGTAGAAAAACACTTAAACTCACAAATGTGGAA GAAGATCCCTCCTGCGGTGGATAGCCCCATGCCGTCTCCAGCAGCCCATATCAGCAGCCCCTTCCCGTCCTCGGTCCTCCAACCTTTCAGTAATCCCACCTCGGCCTACATTCCCTCCGCGCCCGTCAGCTCAAGAATCCCTCCTTCGTACGTCATGACATCCGCCATGTTATCCAACGCCGCTTTGGCGACGGCGTCGGACACGAACTCCATAACGTCCCACGCCACCGCCTTCCCGCACGTGGCGGCCAGCCTGAGCATCGTCGACTCCACTTTTAAGATGCCGTCTGCCCTGTCGCCGCTGCCGGCCGTCATCCCTTCCCCGTCTCACAAGCCATCCAAAACGAAAACCAGCAAATCCTCCAAAGTCAGAGACCTGTTGTGTCGCGGCGACGAGCCTTCGAGTAACAAAAAGAGAAAGCTGccgtcatcttcctcctcctcctcctcgttatCTTTGCAGACTTCCTCCTCGTCCTCGTTTTCAGGGGCGCACAGGAAGAACTGCGTCTTGAACCCCAGCTCCACCCTCAATTCTTACCAGGCGACAGCTTCCTATAACAGCCTGTCTGTGCACAACGCAAACAACGGAACAAGCCCCTTCAGTGCCAAATCAGAGCCCTCAGGACGGACTTCGCTCTCCGGTAGCGCGGCGGCGGACTCGGTGAAACATATGAGCATCATCGTGAACAGTATTGACCCTTCCAGTTTCTCCGTCCCTTCCCTGGTGCACCCTTTGGCGGACCACTCCCTCGCCCCGCACAACGCGGTCTCTTCCCTGCCCCTTTGTTTCGACAAATCGGAAGGGAAAAAACGCAAGAACTCAAGCGCTAGCAGCAAAGCCTGTAAAATCACTAAAATGCCTGGAATGAATAGTGTTCATAAAAAGAGCACAGCCAATCTCATTTCTCCGGTGCCGGATACGCCAAACAATGCCATCTCTCGACCG ATTGGGAAAAACAGTGGTGTAGCTTTGTCCCAGTCCAGTCCTTCAAGTACATCAAATCTAATGCACAACAAACAA aaAACGTTAAATCGGCCTGGTAGGATAAGGACTCTTCCATGA